The Setaria viridis chromosome 6, Setaria_viridis_v4.0, whole genome shotgun sequence genome contains a region encoding:
- the LOC117859589 gene encoding zinc finger CCCH domain-containing protein 55, which translates to MAGDSRKQRSKWDAKEGPHDIVEISEDESLPDKTGGHRKGDVHPKPDTSMHHGGAGHEKEQADGFNKDTKELQPKAPSERPQLLRAADERDEWSKAAANQGMNRYADDRRRGDGWGTARNRGYSSRAPSDPDAWRPRSRSPSPRGVWNRSRRNRSRSRSRSRSRNRSRSRSRSIGRGRGRSRSPYFADRGPEWRVERGRTSGGPALPCRDFVAGRCRRGTNCRFLHEDGGQRPFEDHYPADPRERYGFQNKEFMDSREPNDYLRNRQSRDHYDDGPWERSEPRRDYRSTEQCYNFAKGRCARGASCRFAHGDSASHGGWRDEARESVHDRVGPDSSYGNRTEHRRVNKNPCKFFAEGRCRRGENCPYLHEEAPQSQIGVSAPDEPLNYSDGRSARGDYSNWGEQNNAMRATSQILSRDDRENPISQSIGRNDSHYEYENRLSKDAGKSQYQIIPQEDFRSQVENKHEVAVSQQPQLLTPVQITADNMNNENISGMGGQNAPATEMSMQSGMHSANIIAEQSLGQILQRHDAIPHIPGPSTLPVTTQLQKVASSFHSNSHAQQSNFPVQQNRQEQFVVPQASANNTPSTQGQPVAPNMGHGQHGYGLEPQALPNPSAHNGHNFSVASQVPQNLPTTVLQATVDIPRLSQDSSSQSIRNMQNFQPPNMQNQPLQGLPLVPTSSSTDVAGVPVSHNAAKSEEVSRVTASLAQYFGNTAFGTGTVGLQSSQPNVNSSLMATSSAAPPAVQPNQWPWAQQQTGIVQPGLAVPSEQQQQAPQTFQMPIALGISNGNSMHLPHGGAPSGPAAAASVVNETVPPESKKGENKDSDAEAHEDGDNKKSKDSKTLKMFKVALADFVKEALKPTWKEGQMSREVHKTIVKKVVDKVTSTVENTPPTKEKIEIYMSYSKEKLNKLVQAYVGKYAKA; encoded by the exons ATGGCTGGTGATAGTAGGAAACAGCGTTCCAAGTGGGATGCGAAAGAAGGACCTCATGATATAGTTGAGATCAGCGAAGATGAGTCTCTTCCTGATAAGACAGGTGGTCACCGTAAAGGTGATGTACACCCAAAACCTGATACCTCCATGCACCATGGTGGTGCTGGACATGAGAAGGAACAGGCTGATGGGTTCAATAAAGATACCAAGGAATTGCAACCTAAGGCACCCTCTGAAAGACCACAGCTTCTCAGAGCGGCTGATGAGCGTGATGAGTGGAGCAAGGCAGCTGCTAACCAAGGCATGAACAGATATGCAGATGACAGAAGACGCGGTGATGGATGGGGTACAGCTCGTAATCGTGGTTATTCTTCTAGGGCGCCTTCTGATCCAGATGCATGGAGGCCTCGTAGTCGCAGTCCATCTCCAAGAGGGGTTTGGAATAGATCACGCAG GAACAGAAGTCGTTccagaagcagaagcagaagcagaaacAGGAGtaggagcagaagcaggagtATAGGGCGAGGCAGGGGAAGGAGCAGAAGTCCTTATTTTGCTGATCGTGGACCTGAGTGGAGGGTTGAGAGAGGCAGAACATCTGGAGGGCCTGCTCTGCCCTGCAGAGATTTTGTGGCTGGCAGGTGCAGAAGAGGCACGAattgcaggttccttcatgaaGATGGAGGGCAGAGGCCATTTGAAGATCATTATCCTGCTGACCCAAGGGAAAGATATGGGTTTCAGAACAAGGAATTCATGGATTCACGAGAACCAAATGACTATTTGCGTAATAGGCAATCTCGAGATCATTATGATGATGGGCCATGGGAAAGATCTGAACCCCGAAGGGATTATCGGTCTACTGAACAATGCTATAATTTTGCCAAAGGGAGGTGTGCTAGAGGTGCTAGCTGCCGATTTGCTCATGGTGATTCTGCTTCTCATGGTGGATGGAGAGATGAGGCTAGGGAAAGTGTCCATGATAGAGTTGGCCCTGATTCATCCTATGGGAATAGGACTGAGCACCGTAGGGTAAATAAAAACCCTTGTAAGTTTTTTGCTGAAGGTCGATGTCGCCGTGGTGAAAATTGTCCATATCTCCACGAGGAAGCTCCCCAGAGTCAGATAGGAGTGAGTGCACCTGATGAGCCTTTGAATTACAGTGATGGGCGTTCAGCAAGAGGAGACTACTCAAACTGGGGTGAACAAAATAATGCTATGCGTGCAACTTCTCAGATTTTATCCAGGGATGACAGGGAAAATCCTATTTCTCAGAGTATTGGCAGAAATGATTCTCATTATGAGTACGAGAACCGGCTTTCAAAAGATGCTGGAAAGAGTCAGTACCAGATTATTCCTCAGGAAGATTTTCGTTCACAAGTGGAAAATAAACATGAAGTTGCTGTTTCACAACAGCCACAGTTATTAACTCCTGTCCAGATTACTGCAGATAACATGAATAATGAGAACATATCCGGCATGGGCGGTCAGAATGCTCCTGCAACAGAGATGAGCATGCAATCGGGTATGCATAGTGCTAATATAATAGCAGAGCAAAGCCTTGGACAAATACTTCAGAGACATGACGCGATTCCTCATATTCCTGGGCCATCAACTCTTCCAGTCACCACCCAATTGCAGAAGGTTGCATCCTCATTCCATTCGAATAGCCATGCGCAACAGAGCAACTTTCCTGTACAACAGAACAGGCAAGAGCAATTTGTAGTTCCACAGGCATCTGCAAATAATACTCCCAGCACGCAGGGCCAGCCGGTTGCTCCTAATATGGGGCATGGCCAACATGGCTATGGTCTAGAGCCACAGGCACTGCCAAATCCCTCTGCACATAATGGACATAATTTCAGTGTTGCCAGTCAAGTTCCACAGAATCTTCCAACAACTGTGCTTCAGGCAACAGTCGACATCCCCAGGCTAAGTCAAGACAGTAGTTCTCAAAGCATACGAAACATGCAGAATTTCCAGCCTCCAAATATGCAAAATCAACCCTTGCAAGGGTTACCTCTTGTGCCAACTTCCAGCTCAACTGATGTGGCTGGAGTTCCTGTTTCTCACAATGCAGCAAAAAGTGAAGAAGTTAGCCGCGTTACTGCATCCTTGGCACAGTACTTTGGAAATACCGCTTTTGGTACTGGTACAGTTGGATTACAATCATCACAGCCTAATGTTAATTCGAGCCTGATGGCCACTTCATCTGCTGCACCTCCAGCTGTCCAACCCAATCAGTGGCCCTGGGCGCAGCAACAAACAGGCATAGTCCAACCTGGTCTTGCTGTTCCAtctgaacagcagcagcaggctccCCAGACATTCCAGATGCCAATCGCCCTCGGTATTAGTAATGGTAACTCTATGCACTTACCTCATGGAGGTGCACCGTCTggtcctgctgccgctgcttcAGTGGTCAATGAAACTGTGCCTCCAGAAAGTAAGAAAGGAGAGAACAAAGATAGTGACGCTGAGGCTCATGAGGATGGTGATAATAAGAAGAGCAAGGACTCCAAGACACTGAAGATGTTCAAGGTTGCACTTGCGGACTTTGTGAAGGAAGCACTGAAGCCTACATGGAAAGAGGGTCAGATGAGCAGGGAGGTCCATAAAACCATCGTGAAGAAGGTTGTCGACAAAGTTACAAGCACGGTGGAAAATACACCTCCAACGAAAGAGAAGATCGAGATCTACATGTCCTactccaaagaaaaactaaataAACTCGTACAG GCATATGTTGGCAAGTATGCCAAGGCGTAA